The following proteins are encoded in a genomic region of Chloracidobacterium sp.:
- the dnaB gene encoding replicative DNA helicase, which yields MKPAASNFGGQFLEKPLPSNDEAERAVLGAILLDGDLISQAIEQLKPDDFYVPRHRNVFKAMIALFQKGAKIDPIAIAEELKKDDPYEATGGVTSITNLSFGLPHYSNILDHIKIVRDKSLLRELIRTCNSIIGDAAAESDDAEIILDHAEQAIFDLSESRTTQGFVSISDATERFLHRFNELRERDDPRRITGLATGFYGIDDMTSGLQRSDLIIVAARPSMGKTAFCLTLAQNCAIHSDAVVAFFSLEMSTEQLAMRMLASEANVDLNRFRSGSSSDGEISKIKDALARLLGAKIHIDDTAGLSVIQMRAKARRLAAEQKRLDLIIVDYLQLMSGGTRSESRQQEVSLISRELKALAKELNVPVIALSQLSRAPEARKPPKPLLSDLRDSGSIEQDADIVAFIYREAYYDATDENKYTAEVIIAKQRNGPTGSVKLSFLGPSTRFENLYEDSNY from the coding sequence ATGAAGCCAGCTGCAAGTAATTTCGGAGGACAATTTCTCGAAAAGCCATTACCGTCAAATGACGAAGCGGAACGTGCGGTTCTGGGTGCGATCCTGCTCGACGGCGACTTGATCTCGCAGGCCATCGAGCAGCTGAAGCCCGATGATTTCTATGTACCGCGGCATCGCAATGTCTTTAAGGCGATGATAGCTCTCTTTCAAAAGGGGGCGAAGATCGATCCGATCGCCATTGCCGAAGAACTGAAAAAAGATGATCCGTATGAGGCGACAGGCGGCGTTACAAGCATCACGAACCTCAGTTTCGGGCTTCCGCATTATTCGAACATCCTAGACCACATCAAGATCGTTCGCGATAAATCGCTGCTTCGCGAACTGATAAGGACGTGTAACTCGATAATCGGTGATGCGGCCGCCGAATCGGACGACGCAGAGATCATTCTCGATCATGCCGAGCAAGCGATCTTTGACCTTAGCGAGTCGAGAACTACGCAGGGGTTCGTGAGCATCAGCGACGCGACCGAGCGCTTTCTCCATCGTTTTAACGAACTCCGCGAGCGCGACGATCCGCGGCGGATCACGGGCCTTGCGACTGGTTTCTACGGGATCGACGATATGACCTCGGGGCTGCAAAGGTCCGACCTGATAATCGTTGCGGCACGTCCGTCGATGGGAAAAACGGCGTTTTGCCTTACGCTTGCACAGAATTGTGCGATCCATTCGGATGCGGTCGTTGCCTTTTTCTCGCTCGAAATGTCCACGGAGCAGCTCGCTATGCGTATGCTTGCGTCGGAGGCGAATGTCGATCTGAACCGCTTTCGCTCCGGTTCCTCTTCAGATGGTGAGATATCGAAGATCAAAGATGCACTTGCGAGGCTCTTGGGAGCGAAGATACACATTGACGACACCGCCGGACTGTCGGTCATTCAAATGCGTGCGAAGGCGCGTCGGCTTGCTGCGGAACAAAAGCGTCTCGACCTGATAATTGTAGATTACCTGCAGCTGATGTCCGGCGGCACACGCAGTGAATCGCGTCAGCAGGAGGTTTCTTTGATCTCGCGCGAACTCAAGGCGCTTGCCAAGGAACTGAATGTGCCGGTCATCGCATTGTCACAGCTTTCGCGTGCTCCGGAAGCACGAAAGCCGCCGAAGCCCTTGCTCAGCGACCTGCGCGATTCGGGTTCTATCGAGCAGGATGCGGACATTGTGGCGTTCATTTACCGCGAGGCATATTACGACGCGACCGACGAGAACAAATACACGGCCGAGGTAATAATCGCCAAACAGCGCAACGGCCCTACGGGCTCCGTCAAGCTGTCATTTCTCGGGCCTTCCACGCGATTCGAGAATCTATATGAAGATTCGAACTATTGA
- a CDS encoding SAM-dependent DNA methyltransferase, with product MFEQAFKNIDNTLRKEAGCATELDYIEQTSWILFLKYLDDLEQTKKMAADLAGKEYRPIIASEYKWNAWAAPKTADGRLDHHRAMTGDDIIDIVDKELFPYLKKFKRDAEGADTIEYKIGEIFSELKNKIQSGYNLREVIDEIDGLKFRSSKEKHEMSALYEEKIKNMGNAGRNGGEYYTPRPLIKAIVRVVAPKIGDRIYDGACGSAGFLCEAYEYLRAGRDLTTEDIETLQKRTFYGKEKKSLAYIIGIMNMILHGIEAPNIIHTNTLAENLADIQERDRYDIVLANPPFGGKERAEVKQNFPIQTGETAFLFLQHFIKILKAGGRAGVVIKNTFLSNGDAKALRKMLLEDCDLHTILDCPQGTFLGAGVRTVVLFFEKGKPTRNIWYYQLDPGRSLGKTNPLNDADLAEFVELQKTKADSEKSWTVSIDDIDKDTFDLSVKNPNRAEEAALRDPKDILAEIRRLDAETAEILKKVEALV from the coding sequence GTGTTCGAACAAGCCTTTAAGAATATTGATAACACCCTGCGCAAAGAGGCGGGCTGCGCGACCGAACTCGATTATATCGAGCAAACTTCTTGGATCCTGTTTCTCAAGTATCTCGACGACCTTGAGCAGACCAAGAAGATGGCTGCTGATCTGGCGGGCAAGGAATATAGGCCGATCATTGCATCTGAATACAAATGGAATGCGTGGGCGGCGCCGAAAACGGCTGACGGCAGGCTCGATCACCACCGCGCTATGACGGGCGACGATATCATCGATATTGTCGATAAGGAACTGTTCCCGTACCTAAAGAAATTCAAGCGCGACGCAGAAGGCGCGGACACGATCGAGTACAAGATCGGCGAAATATTCTCGGAGCTAAAGAACAAGATACAGAGCGGATACAACCTCCGTGAGGTTATCGACGAGATCGACGGCTTGAAGTTCCGCTCAAGCAAAGAGAAGCATGAAATGTCGGCGCTTTACGAGGAAAAGATAAAGAACATGGGCAATGCCGGACGCAACGGCGGTGAATATTACACGCCGCGTCCGCTTATCAAGGCGATCGTTCGGGTTGTCGCTCCTAAGATCGGAGATCGTATCTACGATGGAGCGTGCGGGTCGGCGGGCTTTCTTTGCGAGGCCTATGAATATCTCCGAGCCGGCCGCGATCTGACCACAGAAGATATCGAAACGCTCCAGAAACGTACTTTCTACGGCAAGGAAAAGAAATCGCTCGCCTATATCATCGGCATTATGAATATGATCCTGCACGGGATCGAGGCGCCGAATATCATTCACACAAACACGCTTGCCGAAAACCTTGCCGATATTCAGGAACGCGACCGTTACGACATCGTGCTGGCAAATCCGCCGTTCGGCGGCAAGGAACGGGCTGAGGTCAAGCAGAACTTCCCGATCCAGACGGGCGAGACGGCGTTTCTTTTCCTGCAGCACTTTATCAAGATATTGAAGGCGGGCGGACGTGCCGGCGTTGTGATCAAGAACACGTTTCTTTCGAACGGCGATGCCAAGGCTCTCAGGAAGATGCTGCTCGAAGATTGCGACCTGCACACCATTCTCGATTGTCCGCAGGGGACGTTCCTCGGTGCGGGAGTGCGCACCGTCGTTCTCTTTTTTGAGAAAGGAAAGCCGACGCGAAACATCTGGTATTACCAACTCGATCCGGGCCGCAGTTTGGGCAAGACAAATCCGCTCAACGACGCCGACCTTGCCGAATTTGTCGAACTGCAAAAGACAAAGGCAGATTCCGAAAAGTCCTGGACGGTCAGCATCGACGATATCGACAAAGATACGTTCGACCTTTCCGTCAAAAACCCGAACCGCGCCGAAGAGGCTGCTCTTCGCGATCCGAAAGACATCCTCGCAGAGATCCGCCGACTCGACGCCGAAACCGCCGAGATCCTCAAAAAGGTGGAGGCGTTGGTATGA
- a CDS encoding restriction endonuclease subunit S codes for MKNGWETKPLGQVAELRGRIGWRGLTAKEYQKSGPLFLSVHSLNHGDYVDFCQAFHITEERYLESPEIILQKDDVLICKDGAGIGKVGIVGELPDKATINSSLLLIRSGSSIFPKYLLRCLMSPYFQSIVNSRLEGATTPHLYQRDITTFPVVVPPIEEQRRIVAILDEAFASIDKAKANTEKNIQNARELFDSYLSNIFANPGPDWKRRSLKELTSKIGSGATPRGGKNAYKTRGISLIRSMNVHDRRFKPDNLAFIDSKQANELSNVTLQPNDVLINITGASIARSCLCPDECIPGRVNQHVSIIRANTDEIDPTFLNFTLTSNATKERLLNVGVAGGSTRQALTKTDLESFEIYLPTSIIEQHALSSKMSLCETETKEIGVTSQRKLRELDELKKSILQKAFSGEL; via the coding sequence ATGAAGAATGGTTGGGAAACAAAGCCTCTTGGTCAAGTCGCTGAATTGAGGGGACGAATAGGCTGGCGAGGCCTGACTGCAAAGGAATATCAGAAGAGCGGACCCCTATTTCTTTCTGTTCATTCGCTCAATCATGGAGACTATGTCGATTTCTGCCAGGCTTTCCATATTACCGAAGAACGCTATCTCGAAAGCCCAGAGATAATTCTTCAAAAAGATGATGTCTTAATTTGCAAAGATGGAGCTGGGATCGGAAAGGTCGGAATTGTTGGCGAACTTCCCGATAAGGCAACGATAAATTCATCACTTTTACTCATTCGTAGCGGATCGTCCATATTTCCGAAATACCTACTACGGTGCTTAATGAGTCCGTATTTTCAAAGCATTGTGAACTCTCGGCTCGAAGGGGCGACTACGCCGCATTTGTATCAGCGGGATATTACAACCTTTCCAGTCGTGGTTCCGCCAATCGAGGAGCAGAGGCGGATCGTGGCGATCCTTGACGAAGCGTTCGCCTCCATAGACAAGGCAAAAGCCAACACCGAAAAAAACATCCAAAACGCCCGCGAACTCTTCGACTCATACCTAAGCAACATCTTCGCCAACCCCGGCCCGGATTGGAAGAGAAGATCGTTAAAAGAACTAACGTCAAAGATTGGCAGCGGGGCAACACCGCGGGGCGGTAAGAATGCATACAAGACTCGCGGAATCTCACTGATTAGGAGCATGAACGTTCATGATCGTCGCTTCAAACCGGACAACCTGGCATTCATTGACTCGAAGCAAGCAAACGAGTTATCAAACGTTACGTTACAACCGAATGACGTTCTAATAAATATTACAGGAGCTTCCATTGCCCGAAGTTGTCTTTGTCCAGATGAATGCATACCGGGAAGAGTGAATCAGCATGTCTCCATCATCAGGGCAAACACCGATGAAATCGATCCCACATTCCTTAACTTCACCCTGACTTCGAATGCGACGAAAGAACGGCTGTTGAATGTTGGGGTAGCCGGAGGCTCGACCCGTCAGGCACTTACCAAAACGGATCTGGAGAGTTTCGAAATCTATCTCCCAACGTCGATTATCGAACAGCATGCCTTATCATCGAAAATGTCTCTTTGTGAGACTGAGACGAAGGAAATCGGAGTAACATCCCAAAGAAAATTGCGGGAATTGGACGAATTAAAGAAATCAATTCTCCAAAAAGCCTTCAGCGGTGAGCTTTAG
- a CDS encoding DUF5009 domain-containing protein codes for MGSTGQGRLISLDVFRGMTIAGMVLVNNPGGPPVYWPLEHAEWNGLTPTDWIFPFFLFIVGVAISFSLGKRVRERPGRGVYTKIVIRAVSIYLCGAAISTIPFFQFQASDAPDAVKLIVWLLFAAALFFLLLRRFKTAAVLAAAALAGIALMNLASWNIVAYNYSTLRIMGVLQRIAAVYLVTSILFLHFSGKQLLGISVAILLGYWALLTLVPVPGCEVTTMNDKACNLAAYIDRLILTENHIWRGGKVYDPEGILSTLPAIVTAISGVLAGKWLMKGGDASAAASASSEKANVLFAFGVLLLALGFVWNSWFPMNKSLWTSSYVVATSGLSLLVLGVCYWAIDLKGYRRWAWPFEVFGANALALFVFSGIMARILISYRVDGAEGKPVSLLGWVMQNVYLPLASPIDASWMYAVTFILFWLFLMWLLYRRRIYIKL; via the coding sequence ATGGGTTCGACCGGTCAAGGCAGGCTGATCTCGCTGGATGTATTCCGCGGCATGACGATCGCGGGGATGGTACTCGTGAATAACCCCGGCGGTCCGCCGGTCTATTGGCCGCTCGAACACGCCGAATGGAACGGCCTGACGCCTACCGATTGGATCTTTCCGTTCTTTCTGTTCATTGTCGGCGTTGCGATCTCATTCTCGCTCGGTAAACGTGTCAGAGAAAGGCCGGGCCGCGGCGTTTATACGAAAATTGTCATCCGTGCGGTGTCGATATATCTTTGCGGTGCGGCCATCTCGACCATTCCGTTCTTTCAGTTCCAAGCGTCCGACGCTCCCGACGCCGTAAAGCTCATCGTGTGGCTTCTGTTCGCGGCCGCGTTGTTTTTCCTGCTGTTGCGGAGGTTCAAAACGGCAGCGGTGCTTGCGGCCGCTGCCCTCGCAGGCATCGCGTTAATGAACCTCGCAAGCTGGAACATCGTCGCGTACAACTACTCGACGCTGCGGATCATGGGCGTACTTCAGCGGATCGCCGCTGTTTATCTCGTCACATCGATACTGTTCCTGCATTTCAGCGGGAAACAGCTTCTCGGCATTTCCGTTGCTATCCTGCTCGGATATTGGGCATTGCTGACGCTCGTGCCCGTGCCCGGCTGCGAGGTTACGACAATGAACGACAAGGCCTGCAACCTTGCGGCGTACATCGACAGGCTTATTCTTACCGAAAACCATATCTGGCGCGGCGGCAAGGTTTACGACCCCGAAGGCATTTTATCGACGCTGCCTGCGATCGTTACCGCGATCTCGGGCGTTCTGGCCGGCAAGTGGCTGATGAAGGGAGGCGACGCATCCGCCGCGGCTTCGGCGTCCTCGGAGAAAGCCAACGTTCTGTTTGCGTTCGGCGTGCTGCTGTTGGCGCTCGGCTTCGTTTGGAACAGCTGGTTCCCGATGAACAAATCGCTTTGGACAAGCTCGTATGTGGTTGCGACGAGCGGGCTTTCGCTGCTTGTCCTCGGTGTTTGCTATTGGGCGATCGATCTTAAGGGCTATCGGCGTTGGGCTTGGCCGTTCGAGGTATTTGGTGCGAACGCGCTCGCGCTGTTCGTCTTTTCGGGGATAATGGCCCGCATCCTGATCTCGTATCGTGTTGACGGTGCCGAAGGCAAGCCTGTCTCGCTGCTCGGTTGGGTGATGCAGAACGTCTATCTTCCGCTTGCGTCGCCGATAGATGCGTCGTGGATGTACGCCGTCACCTTCATTCTTTTTTGGCTTTTCCTTATGTGGCTGCTTTATCGGCGGCGGATCTACATAAAGCTTTAG
- a CDS encoding DEAD/DEAH box helicase family protein has protein sequence MNEADTRAELIEPQLKESGWGVIEGARILREYHITAGKIQSGGVRQNVLKADYVLEYSNRKLASVEAKSDELEVGEGVMQAKLYSQKLELKFAYAANGREIYEIEMDAGREGIVSAFPTPDELWNRVFGDVSEWQSKFDAVPFEDVGGTKQARYYQEIAVNNTMKAIADNKQRILLTLATGTGKTFIAFQIAWKLFQARWNLARDGSRRPRILFLADRNILADQAFNAFSAFDENALVRIRPDSIKKNDRVPTNGSIFFTIFQTFMSGPGDSPYFGDYPEDFFDLIIIDECHRGGANDESNWRSIMDYFKPAVQLGLTATPKRKDNVDTYRYFGEPVYTYSLKDGIADGFLTPFKVRRIKTTLDEYVWTPDDMIVEGEIEAGKVYEEKDFNRTIEIVERERKRCEIFLSEIDQNEKTLVFGATQAHAALLRDLINQIADSTDPHYCVRVTANDLGQGEEYLRQFQDNEKTIPTVLTTSQKLSTGVDARNVRNIVLMRPVNSMIEFKQIIGRGTRLFDGKDYFTIYDFVDAYHNFLDPEWDGEPILEICDECGASPCECERKEKKPCPVCGEKKCVCEIEPPAPCEKCGELPCKCKKKVKIRLADGKERSIQHMASTSFLDGNGNPISAEQFLENLFGVLPQFFRDEEHLREIWSKPSTRRELLHRLADAGFGPEQLGEMQKLIDAEKSDVFDLLEYVAYAVAPITRKERVDAAKSNIFAFLNSEQRGFLDFVLSKYVESGVGELDDEKLPRLLELKYRSVPDGVDALGDVSRIRETFVGFQRHLYQKNAVNG, from the coding sequence ATGAACGAAGCAGATACAAGAGCAGAATTGATCGAACCTCAGCTAAAGGAAAGCGGCTGGGGCGTGATCGAGGGCGCGCGTATCCTGCGTGAGTATCACATCACCGCCGGAAAGATACAGTCGGGCGGCGTAAGGCAAAATGTTCTTAAGGCGGACTATGTTCTTGAATATAGCAATCGCAAGCTTGCGAGCGTCGAGGCAAAATCGGACGAATTAGAGGTCGGCGAAGGCGTGATGCAGGCAAAGCTCTATTCCCAAAAGCTTGAACTCAAATTCGCGTACGCCGCGAATGGACGCGAGATATATGAGATCGAAATGGACGCGGGACGTGAAGGCATTGTTTCCGCATTCCCAACGCCCGATGAACTCTGGAACCGCGTTTTCGGCGACGTTTCGGAATGGCAAAGCAAATTCGACGCGGTTCCGTTTGAAGATGTCGGCGGAACAAAGCAGGCAAGATATTATCAGGAGATCGCCGTCAATAATACGATGAAGGCGATCGCCGATAATAAGCAAAGAATTTTGCTGACACTCGCCACCGGAACCGGAAAGACCTTTATCGCATTTCAGATCGCCTGGAAGCTTTTCCAGGCCCGCTGGAACCTCGCACGCGACGGCAGTCGTCGTCCGCGAATACTTTTTCTCGCCGACCGCAACATTCTCGCTGATCAGGCATTTAACGCTTTCTCAGCTTTTGACGAAAATGCGCTCGTTCGCATCCGGCCGGATTCGATCAAAAAGAACGACCGCGTGCCAACGAACGGCAGCATCTTCTTTACGATATTCCAAACCTTTATGTCCGGCCCGGGCGATTCGCCGTACTTTGGCGATTACCCTGAGGATTTCTTTGATCTCATAATCATCGACGAATGCCATCGCGGCGGAGCCAACGACGAAAGCAATTGGCGCTCGATAATGGATTATTTCAAGCCCGCCGTCCAACTCGGCCTGACGGCGACGCCAAAGCGAAAGGACAACGTCGATACTTACCGCTATTTCGGCGAGCCGGTTTACACATATTCGCTCAAGGACGGCATCGCCGACGGGTTCCTCACGCCGTTCAAAGTTCGCAGGATAAAGACCACGCTTGACGAATACGTCTGGACACCCGATGACATGATCGTCGAGGGCGAGATCGAGGCCGGAAAGGTCTATGAGGAAAAGGACTTTAACCGTACCATCGAGATCGTCGAACGCGAACGGAAGCGTTGTGAGATATTTCTTTCCGAGATCGACCAAAATGAAAAAACGCTCGTCTTCGGGGCGACACAGGCTCATGCCGCATTGCTTCGCGACCTGATAAATCAGATCGCCGACAGCACCGATCCGCATTACTGCGTTCGGGTGACCGCAAACGACCTCGGACAGGGCGAGGAATATCTGCGGCAGTTTCAGGACAATGAAAAGACGATCCCGACCGTTCTGACAACTTCGCAGAAACTCTCAACCGGAGTAGATGCTCGAAATGTAAGAAATATCGTCCTGATGCGGCCCGTTAATTCGATGATCGAGTTCAAGCAGATCATCGGACGAGGAACGCGGCTCTTTGACGGCAAGGACTATTTCACTATCTACGATTTTGTTGACGCTTATCACAACTTTCTCGATCCGGAATGGGACGGCGAACCGATACTCGAGATATGCGACGAGTGCGGTGCCTCGCCCTGCGAGTGCGAACGCAAGGAAAAGAAGCCGTGCCCCGTCTGTGGTGAAAAAAAATGTGTTTGCGAAATAGAACCGCCCGCACCGTGTGAGAAGTGCGGCGAGCTTCCGTGCAAATGCAAGAAAAAGGTCAAGATCCGCTTGGCTGACGGTAAGGAACGCTCAATTCAGCATATGGCGTCGACATCCTTCCTCGACGGCAACGGAAACCCGATCTCAGCCGAGCAGTTCCTAGAGAACCTTTTTGGCGTGCTGCCGCAGTTCTTTCGCGACGAAGAGCACCTTCGCGAGATATGGTCGAAACCGTCAACGCGGCGAGAATTGCTCCATCGGCTTGCCGATGCCGGCTTTGGCCCCGAACAGCTGGGCGAGATGCAGAAACTAATTGACGCCGAGAAAAGCGACGTTTTCGATCTGCTCGAATACGTCGCCTATGCTGTCGCTCCGATCACCCGCAAAGAGCGTGTTGATGCCGCTAAAAGCAACATTTTTGCCTTCCTAAACAGTGAGCAACGCGGGTTTTTAGATTTTGTCCTTTCGAAATATGTCGAGTCGGGCGTTGGTGAACTCGACGACGAGAAGCTTCCGCGACTGCTCGAACTCAAATATCGATCTGTCCCCGACGGCGTGGACGCTCTCGGCGACGTTTCTCGCATCCGCGAAACATTTGTTGGTTTTCAACGCCATCTTTATCAAAAGAATGCCGTGAACGGCTAA
- the bstA gene encoding bacillithiol transferase BstA: MTEDLCFPIGEFDMNFEVSAAARAGRIQVIRELPLLLSRAIASLSETQLDTRYRPDGWTVRQTVHHLADSHANSLIRFKLALTEDEPPTIKPYFQERWAELADTVLPPDISLRMLEAIHTRWVTLLEAMTDADFAKQYIHPHTGKWTLEGALALYAWHSKHHTAHITRLRDRMGW; this comes from the coding sequence ATGACAGAAGACCTGTGCTTTCCGATCGGCGAGTTCGATATGAATTTCGAAGTATCGGCCGCCGCGCGTGCAGGCCGGATACAGGTTATTCGCGAGCTTCCGCTGCTGCTCAGCCGTGCGATCGCGTCATTAAGTGAAACGCAGCTCGATACGCGATATCGCCCTGACGGTTGGACGGTTCGGCAGACGGTTCATCATCTCGCGGACAGTCATGCGAACTCGCTCATTCGTTTTAAGCTGGCATTGACCGAAGATGAGCCGCCGACGATAAAGCCTTATTTTCAAGAGCGTTGGGCCGAGCTTGCTGACACGGTTCTGCCGCCCGACATCTCGCTCAGAATGCTCGAGGCGATCCACACGCGGTGGGTAACGCTGCTCGAAGCAATGACAGATGCCGACTTTGCCAAGCAGTACATTCATCCGCACACCGGTAAATGGACATTGGAAGGCGCACTTGCTTTGTACGCTTGGCACTCGAAACATCACACGGCACACATCACTCGTTTGCGTGATCGAATGGGTTGGTGA
- a CDS encoding 30S ribosomal protein S18 yields MDDRDLGVGEDVIGDRPRRYHRRRPRLIVPDYVDWKDADLLRQFIPERGKIMPRRISGITAKDQRRIATAIKRARSMAILPFVAD; encoded by the coding sequence ATGGACGATCGCGACCTTGGGGTCGGTGAAGACGTTATCGGCGATCGGCCCCGGCGTTATCATCGCCGCCGCCCGCGTTTGATCGTACCGGATTATGTTGATTGGAAGGATGCCGATCTCTTAAGGCAGTTCATACCGGAGCGGGGCAAGATCATGCCGCGCCGCATATCCGGCATCACTGCAAAAGATCAGCGTAGGATCGCGACCGCCATCAAGAGGGCGCGTTCGATGGCGATCTTGCCTTTCGTTGCGGATTAA
- a CDS encoding 50S ribosomal protein L9 — protein MANTTILLREDIDSLGGRGEIVRVRAGYARNYLLPQGLATLATKGNVKQIEQERAALLKKAAVEKATAEAQRDQMASIALEFARKAGDHGQLFGSVTSMDIASALKAKGYEIDRKRIILREPIKETGHFTVSVKLHREVTLDIPVKVTTEGGEIIEKPVEEKAVEAAPATTFEEAAPAAAESGASEAETAEEAAAE, from the coding sequence ATGGCGAATACTACTATTTTACTGCGCGAGGATATTGACTCGCTCGGAGGCCGCGGCGAGATCGTCAGGGTGCGTGCGGGTTATGCCCGCAACTATTTGCTGCCGCAGGGGCTTGCGACCTTGGCAACAAAGGGCAACGTCAAACAGATCGAGCAAGAGCGTGCCGCACTGCTTAAGAAGGCTGCTGTCGAGAAGGCGACCGCTGAGGCACAGCGTGACCAGATGGCGTCGATCGCACTCGAGTTCGCACGAAAGGCGGGCGATCACGGCCAGCTTTTCGGCTCGGTAACATCGATGGATATTGCGTCGGCTTTGAAGGCAAAGGGCTACGAGATCGACCGTAAGCGAATCATTCTGCGTGAGCCGATCAAGGAAACGGGACACTTTACGGTTTCGGTCAAGCTTCATCGCGAGGTTACACTTGATATTCCGGTAAAGGTTACCACGGAAGGCGGAGAGATAATCGAGAAACCTGTCGAAGAGAAGGCTGTCGAGGCGGCACCGGCAACCACTTTTGAGGAAGCGGCCCCGGCCGCGGCGGAAAGCGGAGCGTCAGAGGCGGAAACCGCGGAAGAAGCAGCCGCAGAATAG
- the tnpA gene encoding IS200/IS605 family transposase, whose product MLDTYSQIYIQIVFAVRNRYALIQQEWETQLYKYITGIVQNKGQKMLAINGIETHIHFLIGMRPTCCLSDLVREVKKASNEFIKEKQLTKFNFNWQEGFGAFSYGHSQLDDVISYIMRQKEHHAKRTFKDEYTNLLKKFEVEFDEKYLFEWIDDDDENGASD is encoded by the coding sequence ATGCTGGATACTTATTCACAAATTTATATCCAAATTGTTTTCGCCGTAAGAAATCGCTACGCTCTAATTCAACAAGAATGGGAAACACAATTGTATAAATACATTACCGGAATTGTTCAAAACAAAGGTCAGAAGATGCTCGCGATCAACGGCATTGAAACCCATATTCATTTTCTGATCGGCATGCGGCCGACATGTTGTCTTTCCGACCTCGTGAGAGAAGTAAAGAAGGCGTCAAACGAATTCATCAAGGAAAAACAGTTAACGAAATTCAATTTTAATTGGCAGGAAGGATTTGGAGCCTTTTCGTACGGTCATTCGCAATTGGACGATGTGATTAGTTACATCATGCGGCAGAAGGAACATCACGCAAAACGGACATTCAAGGATGAATACACGAACCTCTTGAAAAAGTTCGAGGTTGAATTCGACGAAAAATATTTGTTCGAATGGATTGACGACGACGATGAGAACGGTGCATCTGATTAA